From the genome of Hymenobacter sp. APR13, one region includes:
- a CDS encoding DUF6122 family protein, which translates to MHYGLHFLFPAVLALVFFPAVWQTAYLIMLATMIMDLDHLLAKPIFDPLRCSIGYHPLHSFYAIPVYTLLLLLPVTRIAAVGLLFHLFTDTVDCLWIFSHCRACYLNSRIYALRSWLKRLLAREKGK; encoded by the coding sequence GTGCATTATGGGCTGCACTTTCTTTTTCCGGCTGTGTTGGCGCTTGTTTTCTTTCCCGCGGTGTGGCAAACCGCCTACCTGATCATGCTTGCCACCATGATCATGGACCTGGACCACCTGCTGGCCAAGCCTATCTTCGACCCCTTGCGCTGCAGCATCGGGTATCACCCGCTCCACTCTTTTTATGCCATCCCGGTGTATACGCTGCTGCTCCTGCTACCAGTCACGCGGATTGCCGCCGTAGGCCTGCTGTTCCACCTGTTCACGGATACGGTGGATTGCTTGTGGATCTTCAGCCACTGCCGCGCGTGCTACCTCAACTCCCGTATCTATGCCTTGCGCAGCTGGCTAAAGCGGCTCCTAGCCCGTGAGAAGGGTAAGTGA
- a CDS encoding bestrophin family protein: MYIRKHIHWRVIWRHSWKDVLLFLTYDLLLAVLYGPLHWHWLDVPWQLVSIVGVAVSFYVGFKNSSSYNRFSEARQLWGGIVNRSRSWTMLVLGHTQPANLVTTTLAQLAFQRQLVYRQLAWVNALRLHLRRQPERWQAEVAPLLDPAEATQLQQLANPPAQLLLRQTQALREAEGLFSELQLRTLCEELREMTNLQGGCERIKNTPFPRQYAFSSLVFVWLFIALLPLGLLAEFEKLGHGHYWLTVPFSVLVSWVFITIELVGHISEDPFENRMNDVPMTALCRSIEIDLRQMLGEQQVPAPVQAEHGILY; encoded by the coding sequence ATGTACATTCGCAAGCACATTCATTGGCGCGTTATCTGGCGCCATTCCTGGAAGGACGTGCTCCTTTTCCTGACTTACGATCTGCTCTTGGCCGTACTCTACGGACCGCTGCACTGGCATTGGCTGGACGTGCCCTGGCAGCTGGTCAGCATCGTGGGCGTGGCCGTGTCGTTCTACGTGGGCTTCAAGAACAGCAGCTCTTACAACCGCTTTTCCGAAGCCCGCCAGCTGTGGGGCGGGATTGTCAACCGCAGTCGCAGCTGGACGATGCTGGTGCTGGGCCATACCCAGCCGGCCAACCTGGTGACGACCACCCTAGCGCAGCTGGCGTTTCAGCGACAACTGGTGTACCGGCAGCTGGCCTGGGTCAATGCGCTACGCCTGCACCTGCGTCGTCAGCCTGAGCGCTGGCAGGCGGAGGTGGCACCCCTGCTCGACCCGGCCGAGGCCACGCAGCTGCAACAGCTGGCCAATCCACCCGCTCAGCTGCTGCTGCGGCAAACGCAGGCCCTGCGCGAGGCCGAAGGGCTGTTCAGTGAGTTGCAGCTGCGTACTCTGTGTGAAGAGCTACGCGAGATGACCAACCTGCAGGGCGGCTGTGAGCGCATCAAGAATACGCCGTTTCCCCGGCAGTATGCTTTTTCCAGTCTGGTGTTCGTGTGGCTCTTTATTGCCCTACTGCCCCTGGGCTTGCTGGCCGAATTCGAGAAGCTGGGTCATGGCCACTACTGGCTGACCGTGCCGTTCTCCGTGCTGGTATCCTGGGTGTTCATCACCATTGAGCTGGTGGGCCACATCAGCGAGGACCCGTTTGAGAACCGCATGAACGACGTGCCCATGACGGCGCTCTGCCGCAGCATCGAGATTGATTTGCGCCAGATGCTGGGCGAACAGCAGGTGCCCGCGCCCGTGCAAGCTGAACATGGCATACTTTACTAG
- a CDS encoding TonB-dependent receptor family protein has translation MAGLLTSFAFSIISQPGLAQRLPAPDTTHHQKLSEVTVTGTAPHFAAPVEGTTLTAGRRNELIRPRDVNANLAQNNVRQVLARVPGLMVWENDGSGQQINIATRGLSPNRSWEFNTRQNGYDMSADAFGYPEAYYNPPMEAVERIQLLRGGAGLQFGPQFGGLLNYELKRGPQDKKVEVETSNTAGSNGLFNSYNAVGGTVGKVNYYAYYRHRQGDGWRPFNQFTVDDVHANVHVALTKRLTLGAEVSYLTDKLQQPGGLTDAQFAQDSRQSTRARNWLSTPWLIPALKLDYQAGERTRLSVKTFGLVASRNSVGFVAGLPAPDTVNRRTRQFAARQVDRDDYRNLGAELRLTQEVRFLGRTHTLASGLRAYRATTSRRQRGTGTTGSDFDLTLTGNGRFTNEFDFTTTNAAAFAELLLRAGTRLSVTPGLRYDYLRNTGSGYLGRAADGTKNRLADQASRRNVLLYGLGTEFQLSPTTNLYANYSRAFRPVLFGDLVPPATSDVIDPNLQDARGYTAEVGYRGSFRTWLRFDVGYFFLNYEDRIGVIRRPVPGGTTGQTQQFRTNLGRTQTHGLEAYAELDLLHSLTSNVNLPHLDLFAALSLLDARYGNLPVTTLTGTGTSTQIVETNLKGNYVENAPRQTLRTGLTFAHKGVSITGQFSHVAKVYADASNTETAPASAQTGVIPAYQVADLSATWKLGRDNRYRLSGGVNNVFDARYFTRRSGGYPGPGILPADGRTWFAGLGLTL, from the coding sequence ATGGCTGGCCTACTGACCAGCTTTGCTTTTTCTATTATTTCCCAGCCCGGGTTGGCCCAGCGGCTGCCGGCGCCCGACACTACGCATCACCAGAAGCTGAGCGAGGTCACCGTTACCGGCACGGCTCCCCATTTCGCCGCTCCCGTTGAGGGCACCACGCTCACGGCCGGCCGCCGCAACGAGCTTATCAGGCCGCGCGACGTGAATGCCAACCTGGCTCAGAACAATGTGCGGCAGGTGCTGGCCCGCGTTCCCGGCCTGATGGTGTGGGAAAACGACGGATCCGGTCAGCAAATTAACATTGCCACCCGGGGCCTGAGCCCTAATCGTAGCTGGGAGTTCAACACCCGGCAGAACGGCTACGACATGAGCGCCGACGCCTTTGGCTACCCCGAGGCCTATTACAATCCGCCGATGGAAGCGGTGGAGCGCATTCAGCTGCTGCGCGGCGGGGCCGGCCTGCAGTTTGGACCCCAGTTTGGTGGTCTGCTCAACTACGAGCTCAAACGTGGTCCCCAGGATAAAAAGGTGGAGGTGGAAACCAGCAATACAGCTGGCTCCAACGGCCTGTTCAACTCCTACAACGCCGTAGGTGGCACGGTAGGCAAAGTGAACTACTATGCATATTACCGCCACCGACAGGGCGACGGCTGGCGTCCCTTTAATCAGTTCACCGTCGACGATGTGCATGCCAACGTACACGTGGCCTTGACCAAGCGTTTGACGCTGGGCGCGGAAGTCAGCTATTTGACCGATAAACTCCAGCAGCCGGGCGGCCTGACCGATGCGCAGTTTGCTCAGGATAGCCGCCAAAGTACCCGCGCCCGCAACTGGCTGAGCACTCCCTGGCTGATTCCGGCGCTGAAGCTGGACTACCAGGCCGGCGAGCGGACCCGCCTGAGCGTGAAAACCTTTGGCCTGGTGGCCTCCCGCAACAGCGTAGGCTTCGTGGCTGGTCTACCCGCGCCCGACACGGTAAACCGCCGCACCCGGCAGTTCGCCGCCCGCCAGGTGGACCGCGACGACTACCGCAACCTTGGCGCCGAGCTGCGGCTGACGCAGGAGGTCCGTTTCCTGGGCCGCACCCACACGCTGGCCTCGGGCCTGCGGGCCTACCGCGCCACCACCTCCCGTCGCCAGCGTGGTACGGGCACCACCGGGTCGGACTTCGACCTGACATTAACCGGTAATGGGCGCTTCACCAACGAGTTTGATTTCACGACTACCAATGCCGCAGCGTTTGCCGAGTTACTGCTCCGCGCCGGTACGCGGCTGAGCGTTACCCCTGGGCTGCGCTATGATTACCTGCGCAATACCGGCAGCGGCTACTTGGGCCGGGCGGCCGATGGGACGAAAAACCGCCTTGCTGACCAGGCCAGCCGCCGCAACGTGCTGCTCTACGGTCTGGGCACCGAATTCCAGCTGTCGCCCACGACCAATCTGTACGCCAACTATTCCCGCGCCTTCCGTCCCGTGCTGTTCGGTGACCTGGTGCCACCAGCTACCTCGGATGTCATCGACCCCAACCTGCAGGATGCCCGCGGCTATACGGCGGAGGTGGGCTACCGCGGCAGCTTCCGGACCTGGCTGCGTTTCGACGTAGGCTACTTCTTCCTCAACTACGAGGACCGTATCGGTGTCATCCGTCGTCCCGTACCCGGTGGCACGACTGGCCAGACCCAACAGTTTCGAACCAACCTGGGCCGTACCCAGACCCACGGCTTGGAAGCCTATGCCGAGTTGGACCTACTTCACTCGCTGACCAGCAACGTCAACCTACCCCACCTGGATCTATTCGCCGCGCTCAGCCTGCTGGACGCCCGCTACGGGAACCTGCCCGTGACCACGCTCACGGGCACGGGCACCAGCACCCAAATCGTGGAAACCAACCTGAAGGGCAACTACGTGGAGAATGCCCCGCGTCAGACCCTGCGCACGGGTCTGACTTTCGCCCACAAGGGCGTGTCCATTACTGGGCAGTTCAGCCACGTCGCCAAAGTGTATGCGGATGCCAGTAACACGGAGACTGCCCCGGCTAGTGCCCAGACCGGCGTCATCCCGGCTTACCAGGTCGCTGACCTTTCCGCTACCTGGAAGCTGGGCCGCGACAACCGCTACCGGCTGAGCGGGGGCGTGAATAACGTGTTCGACGCGCGCTACTTTACCCGGCGCTCGGGTGGCTACCCCGGCCCTGGCATCCTGCCCGCCGACGGCCGCACCTGGTTTGCGGGGCTGGGCCTCACGCTTTAA
- a CDS encoding toxin-antitoxin system YwqK family antitoxin, translating to MAKHYFLHALFCFICLPVLAQRPKPAAVNLPPADTVYFDRDWERTETLEEVSYARIARHDAAGKTVGTVRDYFYPSWKKQWEGKMASEAPDKPTGLCCGWHENGQMSFRGTYVNGVQQADFRSWHEDGREIKCTSVLQDALPLSTASLHCSNCMHTSRKVFTVDLPVGTVGIIYKLDVRDEGQPPISWSTALAVAAVASSGGTAAPTLLSTAATALTKQGNNAPPTVSTKCHWYITPDERAAQQFLATKGTITRDKVCFRAAENTPQETRPLALPAGTRRLYVCVNNDNYTTDATATLSVTALLQSCQ from the coding sequence ATGGCAAAACATTACTTTCTACACGCCTTGTTCTGCTTTATTTGCCTGCCCGTGCTGGCCCAGCGACCCAAGCCGGCAGCTGTCAACTTACCGCCGGCCGACACCGTGTATTTTGACCGTGACTGGGAGCGCACCGAGACCCTGGAAGAGGTTTCCTATGCTCGGATTGCCCGCCATGATGCTGCCGGCAAAACGGTGGGCACCGTGCGCGACTACTTCTATCCTTCCTGGAAAAAACAGTGGGAAGGAAAAATGGCCAGTGAAGCCCCGGACAAGCCCACCGGGCTGTGCTGCGGCTGGCACGAAAACGGCCAGATGAGTTTTCGCGGAACGTACGTGAATGGCGTACAACAAGCTGATTTTCGCAGCTGGCATGAGGACGGCCGCGAAATCAAGTGTACATCCGTGCTGCAGGACGCGCTGCCCTTAAGCACGGCTTCCCTCCACTGCAGCAACTGCATGCACACCAGCCGGAAAGTATTCACGGTAGACCTGCCGGTCGGCACGGTCGGCATTATCTATAAGCTGGACGTGCGCGACGAAGGCCAGCCTCCTATTTCCTGGTCAACGGCGCTGGCGGTGGCAGCCGTGGCCAGCAGTGGGGGAACTGCGGCCCCCACCCTGCTGAGCACCGCGGCCACGGCCCTGACCAAGCAAGGCAACAATGCTCCGCCCACGGTGAGCACCAAATGTCACTGGTACATTACCCCCGACGAGCGCGCGGCCCAGCAGTTTCTCGCTACCAAGGGCACCATTACCCGGGACAAAGTGTGCTTTCGGGCAGCAGAAAATACCCCCCAGGAAACCCGCCCCCTTGCGCTGCCGGCCGGTACCCGCCGTCTCTACGTGTGCGTGAACAATGACAACTATACCACCGATGCTACTGCTACGCTCAGCGTAACGGCACTGCTACAATCCTGTCAGTAA
- a CDS encoding AAA family ATPase, whose translation MFTEIIKIIEGGLNKDSQKVLSYATLLAENLRKAGDTKAADRILRALHSKQAQPVYLDQLLTAPVDQETRMNIADLVMPQPGLELPVILSDNLRHKLDGFVNRLQHRSELQAAGVAPQASLLLYGPPGGGKTTIAHYIAQQMHLPLVVARLDSLVSSLLGNTAKNIRKIFEFASRQPCILFLDEFDAIAKARDDQHELGELKRVVNSLLQNIDEFVESNILIAATNHQELLDKAIWRRFNSIIDVSLPQPTDIQRLLQLFLKSVELGFDLDSKKGEALAELLQGNSPADIKSICQNAIAQNVLAKKPKLEYEHLLLQFYYYKHHEAASQEALLGFLSAHGVSQAAIAELLDISLRQVRNYFNPKG comes from the coding sequence ATGTTCACAGAAATCATAAAAATCATTGAAGGCGGCCTCAACAAGGATTCGCAGAAGGTGCTTAGTTACGCCACGCTGCTAGCCGAAAACCTCCGCAAAGCCGGTGACACGAAAGCGGCTGACCGCATCCTGCGCGCCTTGCACAGCAAGCAGGCCCAGCCCGTGTACCTCGACCAGCTTTTGACCGCTCCGGTTGATCAGGAGACCCGCATGAATATTGCTGACCTGGTGATGCCCCAGCCAGGGTTGGAGCTGCCAGTTATTCTTTCTGATAACCTGCGCCATAAGCTCGACGGCTTTGTGAATCGATTGCAGCATCGTTCTGAACTCCAGGCCGCGGGCGTAGCTCCGCAGGCTTCTCTCTTACTCTACGGCCCCCCCGGCGGCGGCAAGACCACCATTGCCCATTACATCGCTCAGCAAATGCACCTCCCGCTGGTGGTGGCTCGGCTCGACTCGCTGGTTTCCTCGCTGCTGGGTAACACGGCCAAGAACATCCGCAAAATTTTCGAATTCGCCAGTCGCCAGCCCTGCATCCTGTTTTTGGATGAGTTTGATGCCATCGCCAAGGCCCGGGACGACCAGCACGAGCTCGGGGAACTGAAGCGGGTGGTCAACAGCTTGCTGCAAAACATTGATGAGTTTGTGGAATCCAACATCCTGATCGCGGCCACCAACCATCAGGAATTGCTGGATAAGGCCATTTGGCGCCGGTTTAACAGCATCATCGACGTGTCCCTGCCCCAGCCGACCGACATTCAGCGTCTGCTACAGCTATTTCTGAAGTCCGTGGAGTTGGGATTTGACCTGGACAGCAAAAAAGGGGAGGCCCTGGCCGAACTGCTACAGGGCAACAGCCCGGCCGACATCAAGTCCATCTGTCAGAATGCCATTGCTCAGAACGTGCTGGCCAAAAAGCCAAAGCTGGAGTACGAACACCTGCTGCTGCAATTCTACTACTACAAGCACCATGAAGCAGCCTCTCAGGAAGCCCTGCTCGGCTTTTTGAGTGCCCATGGGGTATCACAGGCCGCTATTGCGGAGTTACTCGACATTTCTCTACGCCAGGTGCGCAACTACTTTAATCCGAAAGGCTAG